A segment of the Zingiber officinale cultivar Zhangliang chromosome 8B, Zo_v1.1, whole genome shotgun sequence genome:
GACGATCTGTGGAGCGCGGACGACATCTGGTTGCTGCAGCAACAATTTTAACCGGAATCAATGAAGAAAGAAGCATAAAAAATATCTTATTTCTGGAGAAGAACTGCACGCATCGATCATCTTCTtcaaataatttccttttttttgtctGTCACTGTGATTCTTTGGATGAACCTGTGCATGATTAATTGGATTCGAGATTCGATAACAAAGCAACTCGATGATTAATAGTAGATTAAATGATGGGAATTTGTTATTAGAGGTGAATAATGATGATGAATGCTTATTTGGTTGGGGATGGAATACACTGAGATAGTGGAAGAAGTCGCCGTCTCTATATTTGTTGCGTgcgatgtatgtatatatatcaaatattttaaatactTTTATTTAATTATAACGGATACATTTATTTATTCGTAACTTATTCAGAATTATTGTATCGGATGCATGACATGGGAACAATTTAGCAAATGTTTGCTTAGAAGGAAAGTTAAACAGCAAATAGAAATGAATCTTTTCGCTTTATATTTGATTGATGATTTTATTAATGAATTGAATGACAAATTAAATtagtgattttattttatttttatttgataatTTAAGATTTTAGAGTGATTGATTCAGTCCTATGAAAATTTCTCATCAAATTATGATAAATCATAAAGTACTCATAGCGAACGGTCCAGTATTCTATTTACTTTACTACTATATCACATCCGTTGgaggatgattttatttctaTTCGACCAGCTATATTGGAGTCGAGATTAACGTAATCTAGATAGTATCTTGGCTCCTTGCATATGATAACCTCAATCCGATTTAAACTATCACACgtaattttaattatatgattatcagataattatacaattaaaattataaaaacaaaATAACATAATATTATTTGGTGTGCAGGCATAGGGACGACGAGGTTACGTAGGCAGCACTGTCGACGGACGACTCCCCAGGTTTGTGTGCAACGAGTGGGCAGGATCACCTGGACCAACGATGCTTACCGGAGGATGGTGTGTGGATCAATAATAATCTTCAATCAAATATGCCCTAAAAGATACTTCTTTATTCTTTTAGGAACCTTTAAAATAGGTCTACAGGGCTATGAAAATCGTATCATAAGAATGCTATCAAGAATATCATTTTGATGCTACTAAAATTCTTGCGTGAATAAATGAAGAGGCTTACCATTGTATGGAGAGAGGCAAAGAATATGGTCCGAGCCTAATTAATAAATTCGCTAACCATGTGAAACCACCACAATAATCTGATTTTAATGAAATTGATATGATTATTTTAGTGGTCTGACAAGTCAGAGCTCGTTTGGGTCTTTGGCTACGCCTCAGGACTGGTCAATGAGTGGCAAGAATTATAATACCATATCATTCCACGCGTGCTTATATTTGGTGGTAGCCATTAGCCATGAGCCCATGGCCCCCACCATTACACGCATAATTAGGCACTTAAGCTTCAAGCAATAGTGACAAAGACGAGTTAACTAAGAGTATTACACTAATATTAAATGAGATTTAAATCTATCGACAATGTGAAATGAGAAAAATGTGAGGAATTTTTGTTTGGATAGTTTCTCTAACATACTTACCATGCGACCATATGTTTCCTCTAATTGCTAAGCATAACTAATGCATAACTCACAGATCAGTAGGTGCTGAGGAGACTTGTTGCAGGTGCAAAATTCACTGCGTTCATCAAACTTTTTGCCGTTGCCAACACCGGTAAGCTCAGGCGTCGTCCACGTCGGCAAGCAACAGCCCGGTTCAGGTAGAGGTTCATAAGACAATTGGTCTTGCAAAAGCTAAAATCACCTTACTAAGATCAGTCATACACAAACACAAAGGGACGTTGATTGGGATTGCCAAATGTCAATGCTGAACAGCATACAAAATGCAGACTTAGGATGCAAAGATTGGGTCTAATGCACTGTCTATTTTCCTATTATTGGAGCTTACTCCACAAGCAAGGAAATCTCTAGATTAAGTGTGAGTATCCTTTTAAAGCTAACAAGGCAAAAAAGAAGGGCAGAGAACCTACTGGTTAGTGTGTTTTAACAGTTGGATAGATTGATCAAGATGGATAGCTTATAAGCATTTCCACTGTGTTGTTTGCTTGGATGGACAGATTGGAAGATGCATAAGAACAAAAGTATTGGAAAGCATCAATCCCAACTTGATCCACCCAATTAGGGGAATCAAAATGAAGTAAGAAACCCCATTTCAGTTTTCCCAGTATTCCATCCCTTCTAACCCATCTAGCAAAGTAAACAGCAGTATCATCCTCGTCACTCATTGTCAGCCAAAGTACAGACCCTAACCATGATTAACTTGTAAAAACCAGTTTACTGCTTCATGATATAACTCTATAAATAGATATTAACAATAGATATAAGACATCCAGGTTTCAACAAAGGGATGCAGAAGAAGAAAACAGGGAATGATCCGCTCAATCAATCTCTTGAAGGTTCTTCCCTCAGCTGTCACATAGTGCCTCAACGCACGGAGACACACTCCCAAAATCAAGATCGTGACAGAGTACTCTGCAATCGAACTCCACGAAATGAacaggaaagaaaaacaaaattggCACCCAGAACAGCCCAACAGTATTGAATCTCCATCAAAATATCATAGGACCCTAAAAGATCTCATTTTGAAGAAACTGTTAATACTTTctaattttaattgttaaatgccgAAATGATCCTTTAACTAATTGAAAATCAGCGAAGGAAAGCAAATAGAATCTACCACGCAGATCTACTGGAGAAATcgccaaatccaacgtcaaaCCAACGCAAAGATAAAAACAAACATCAACAGAATTGAAAGGGACTAAGAATAAAGAGGTACGAACCGATCATCTTGGAGATAAGCGTGAGCTCGTCCTTCGCCTCCTCGATGAGCTCCTCGACCTGGCCGCACCCCAGGCGGTTCTCGATCTCCTCCCAGTCATCCTCCTCCAGGCAAACGTTGAGGCGTTGGCGGGTGAAGCTCTCGACGGCCTTGCGGTAGCCCTCGTCCGGGGGCACGACCTGGATCTCCCTTAGGGTGCGGGTGTAGAGGGAGATCAGCACCTCGCGGGCGTTGGGCACCACGTCGAGCCCCACAATCCCGGTCGTCTCCTTCACCTTCTTCCCTACTTGCGTCGACATAGCCCGCCATCCGCCGCCCAACAGCACTCGCCGCAGGAACATCTTCGCCTCAAAATCGAACTCGATCACCGTGGAAGAGCGCATATAAACAGACAGAAAAGGGCAACTCCAGGATGGCTGCGGAATCCGATCCGACGGCTCCAAATCGTCTATTGATAGGTCCAGTAATTTGACGATTCATGGGCTAAAAATTCTGGGCTCATCTTAGGGATATTGGAACTGCTAAAATATCCTCAATGATTACTTTAAGGAGGTGTTGGGTAGGCGAATTTATGATGTTGGAGTGGGAATGAAATTTGTTTCATTCTCATTTTTTttggtaaaaggtgaatacgttcaccCCTAGTatcccgtcaatccgtcccaaggtcaatacggaggaggtaaatcacgggcggctagtagcctttgaaatagtgactaacacataagggaggtatttacctcggctttgccaagattcgaaccacagacctcattgtggcaactcctcatgtgctagccactagactcatccgagtGGACTCATTCTAAACCCTAAGACCCATTTGAACCTCAGACCTCATTCTCATTCTTGATGCTTGGTAAATGGGAATAagaatcaaaatataaatttgatagcCCTAATTTCATAACCCACCCACTCCTAGGTTATTGTTAAACTCATTCCTCCTTATTCATTTGGTTTTTTTTTCACGGCTCATCCCCCCTCCTCCGaacctttttcttcttttcttttttttttctcttttactttGCGTGTTTCATCTCAGTGCCTTTCTTCCTCGCTCGTTGTCGCGTCTTTGCTTCCCCGCTCGCCGGTCCACCCGCGACTGCTTCCCCGGCTGCTCGCCCGATCACCGGTGCTTCTTCTTCCCCAACCCCACCCGCAATTCTTTTTCCCCGACCCCGCCCGTGGCTCTGCTTCCCCGGTCGATCGCCCACGcttcttcttccctgatcggCCGCGTTtcttctccccccccccccccccccccccccccccccccccccccccccccccccccccccccccccccccccccccctactcGGCCGCCAacgcctcttcctctcggccacccCTGGTAAGTTGTGATAGACAATTTCTTTATGTGTACGtatcaataaaattaattgtgTAACTTGTCGTATGTAAAATGTGAATGCATTTTAATTCTGTATGCATCAGTGAATGTGAACACAATCAAATGTAACTTgtcatagtaaattaattaacatGTCATTAATTAACTGCTAAAGCATATGCATTTTCTTtaatcatataaaaaattaaagtggAGAGGTCATGCGAAGTCTATTCATCAGGTTTTGTTTAGATCAAGAGCTTGCTGCTTCTATTAATCTATGGCGATGAATTAATATTTCACAGTACTTGCTTATTCCTAATGAACCAATGGGCAAGAGAGTCTCTTCTCTTTATTTGATTTCTAATTACCTTTGTGAAACAGATCATTCCATCTGTGCAAAATGTCGATTCTGACTTCAAGTTACTCAGTGCATAGGTTGAGGGATTTATGTAAATTATTAGCTCACAATTTGAGTCAATGTCACCTTGGGTTCAAGGTAAATCCTCAAAAATGCCACAAGTTCTTGAGATGTTGGATAAGTATGATTTCGTTGGTAAGAACAAGTATAAGGCTGCTCAAGTAATTTGTGAAGATCTTGTGAAGGTTGAGTTATTGTTCAGTTTGGATCCCTCTGAAGTTGAAGATTTTATACTCAGTTGTGTGGAATAATATGTTTGTGATGTCGTTGGATTTGATGAATACTTTTTTACTTCTATCATTTTTGATATTGTGATAGATGTTTTGATTATGCAAGACCGTTGACAGAGTTGTTGCCACCGTATTacgtttttttaataaaattgttcAGTTCATGACTCTATgtgattatttttatattttacttaTAAGGGTAAAATGAGAATTTTGATCGATTTTCATTCCATAATTTAAGCCAAACCAAGCAACATTAATGGGAATAATATTCATTCCAGTATGTATACCAAGCACCATCAATCTAGTAATCATTTCCATTGTCATTAACCCCTCAATCAAAATCCATTATCATTCTCATTGTTAAATatataccaaacgccccctaggGAATCTTTGGTTGATGGATTTGGGTAAAATGAATGAAATGATagaagatagtgtttggattataAATTTAGAAATGACAATTTAGAAATGATTTCTAAATTTATGAaaatcaaccaaactcatataactaagtatattttattctcattctcattccacctcATTATCAAACTCATACTCATTATCATtgtcatcatttaaccaaacaccaccTAAGAATTACCCTTTAATATTTAATAGCATCAAAATCATACCCATCATTTAACTAAACGTCACCTAAAAATTACCTTTTAATATttaataacatcaaaataacacAACGCTTCCATTTTATTCTTTTGAAATTACCATTCAAATTATGATAAATGTCATCTATGATAAAAGATAAATGCAAATCAATTCATATGATATAAACAAAAAcagataaaaaaatatacaaaaaacaTTATATTCATTTTGGAAAGCATTCAGCAAGTATCGTATGCACCTAAAAGACTAAGAAAAATAAACTACAAGATGAACACTTTACGAACAAGTGCGGCAGTTGAATAAAGACCTACTACCAGTTCGACAACATTCAGTAAGACACAAACTGTACTGGAAGTATCAAAAACCAAAGTGCgcaacctcttcatcttcaccttcatcttcctctgtcTCTTCCTCAGAGAATCTAATATCCTCCAACTCctcttcctcatcctcctcctcttcctcatccTCCATCTTAAGAGATCCTTTGTCTTTTAGACCAGTGTTAAGTACGACTGTTTGCCCTTTAGATTTCTCCATGTCTTTGGGAGTCTCTCCATGTTTTCCTTCCTGCGGTTAGTTTCTAGACGCTGTTTCTCGGCCCTTCTCTTGTCGAGGTCAGCTCTGTATAGAAAATGGAATAAATCCCAATAATAATTGAAGTCGATTTTAGAACAAAATAAGTTCGGTGGTTGGTTGTTACTCTTAGTTCTCCTTGTATTCTTTAACACTTGATTCAATTGCAGTGAAAAAGGCTTCCATTCCATCACCAGAAACTGCTGAAACTCCCACGGAGTGCATATTTTTGTAAAACTCTTCGAGCGCCAGAGCAAGACTTCTTGCTAAAGTTGATGTGTAGGATGAATCAGTGTCCAATGCTGCCTGAAATGCTTCAAAATCCTGCATCCACTGATACCAGAACAATGAACTGTAAATTGTGAAGAAAAAGAAATTACGAGGTACATGCAAATTAATATGTAGCCTAGGTTAAGTTTATTACGCAAAGGTTAAGTGAAAGGGAAATCAGTGATTTCCTCAATCTTCTGAATgattttagcaaaaaaaaaaacacttgacTATCGGCCTCTGTCGTGGGAGAACACAAACTATGAAGAAGGTAACGTCACAAATTTGGTGTCATCTTGTTTTTAAGTTGGAGCATGGATTccattgaaacaagaaaagatAGACACGATCCTCTTTAGTCTCAGAAAAGTGACATCAACCCTCTGTTTGGGAGGAGATGAGGGAAGGGTAACTAAAGGGAAGGGGTACTCCAAACCTTGTTTGGAAGGGAGTGAGCTAAGGAAAGAAAGATAAGGAAGGGTAAGCTTTAACCTTCCTTACCCATGAAATGGAGGATTTCCTTGCACCCCAAGGGTAAgaggattaaaaaaaaattatctcaatTTTATCCCTGTTTCATAATATTAATTCCCTTCCTCTCgccttccttctcttcctcctcgcgtAGGCCCTCACTTCACCTTCTCCTCCGTCACAATCTCCCCCAATCGACATGGCCTATGCCATGAGTTCAAACCCTCTGTCCCCAATATCACCTGTCCCCGTATCCCACTCATCGCCCCAGCCCACTGTTGGCGGCCTCCGGCCGCTGCCCCAATCAATACTATAACCCTTggggaaggtgaacccaagggGGTCGCCATCAGCACGATCGGTGCCGGAATCCGGCCAGATCTAAGCAAACTTTCCTCTACCGTTGATCTAAGCCCCTGCTATGATCCGGCCGGATTCCGGCGCCGATCGTGCCGCTGGCGACCcccttgggttcaccttccccAAGGGTTATAGTATTGATCGGGGCTGCGGCCGGAGGCCACCAGCAGTGGGCTGGGCCGATGAGTGGGACACGGGGACAGGTGAAATTGGGGACAGAGGATTTGAACTCATGGCAGAAGCCATGTCGATTGGGGGAGATTGAGACGGAGGAGAAGGTGAAGTGAGGGCCTacgcgaggaggaagagaaggaaggcGAGAGGAAGGGAATTAATATTGTGAAACAGGGataaaattgagattttttttttattcctcttACCCTTGGGGTGCAAGAAAATCCTCCATTTCATTGGTAAGGAAGGTTAAAActtacccttccttacctttCTTTCCTTAGCTCACTCCCTTCCAAACAAGGTTTGGAGTACCCCTTCCCTTTAGTTACCCTTCCCTCATCTCCTCCCAAACAGAGGGTTGATGTCACATTTCTGAGACTAAAGAGGATCGTGTCTATCTTTTCTTGTTTCATTGGAATCTATGCTCCAACTTAAAAACTAGATGACACCAAATTTGTGACGTTACCTTCTTCATAGTTTGTGTTCTCCCACGGCAGAGGCTGATAgtcaagtgttttttttttttgctgaaatCATTCGGAAGATTGAGGAAATCACTGATTTCCCTTTCACTTAACCTTTGCGTAATAAACTTAACCTAGGCTACATATTAATTTGCATGTACCTCGTAATTTCTTTTTCTTCACAATTTACAGTTCATTGTTCTGGTATCAGTGGATGCAGGATTTTGAAGCATTTCAGGCAGCATTGGACACTGATTCATCCTACACATCAACTTTAGCAAGAAGTCTTGCTCTGGCACTCGAAGAGTTTTACAAAAATATGCACTCCGTGGGAGTTTCAGCA
Coding sequences within it:
- the LOC122017067 gene encoding probable NADH dehydrogenase [ubiquinone] 1 alpha subcomplex subunit 5, mitochondrial isoform X3, whose translation is MRSSTVIEFDFEAKMFLRRVLLGGGWRAMSTQVGKKVKETTGIVGLDVVPNAREVLISLYTRTLREIQVVPPDEGYRKAVESFTRQRLNVCLEEDDWEEIENRLGCGQVEELIEEAKDELTLISKMIGHI
- the LOC122017067 gene encoding probable NADH dehydrogenase [ubiquinone] 1 alpha subcomplex subunit 5, mitochondrial isoform X2, yielding MRSSTVIEFDFEAKMFLRRVLLGGGWRAMSTQVGKKVKETTGIVGLDVVPNAREVLISLYTRTLREIQVVPPDEGYRKAVESFTRQRLNVCLEEDDWEEIENRLGCGQVEELIEEAKDELTLISKMIAFARPIVL
- the LOC122017067 gene encoding probable NADH dehydrogenase [ubiquinone] 1 alpha subcomplex subunit 5, mitochondrial isoform X1, coding for MRSSTVIEFDFEAKMFLRRVLLGGGWRAMSTQVGKKVKETTGIVGLDVVPNAREVLISLYTRTLREIQVVPPDEGYRKAVESFTRQRLNVCLEEDDWEEIENRLGCGQVEELIEEAKDELTLISKMIEYSVTILILGVCLRALRHYVTAEGRTFKRLIERIIPCFLLLHPFVETWMSYIYC